ATACATTTagcattaataataaatattttatttaaggcctgctaatgggcttttgagggctaACCCTCAGGGTTTGGGTGTAGTTAAACAAGAGTGGGTACTGCCAGATAAGGGCTGGACTAAGGTCAATTTCAATGGCGCATCGAGGGGAAACCCAGGGGTTTCTGGTGTTGGGGTAATTGCATGTGATGATTGTGGCAACATTCTTGCCATAGGAGCTAAAAGATTGATGGATGGATCGAATAACATTGCAGAATGCCAAGCGGCACTAGAAGCCATTCTCTTGGCCCAAAAGTTGGGAGTGAGGAAACTCCATTTGGAGGGAGATTCTCAGATTGTGGTGAATGGAATAGCAAGAGGTCGGATGGAGGCATGGCATTTAGACAAACTCATTCGAAGAATGAAACTTCTTCTGGATGGGAAATAAGAGAATAACATAAAAACCATTATATGATATATAATAGGTCCTTTGCAATCAATGAAAAAAGATTGCAATGTTAGAATTTGTAGTATAtataaaaatgaaaatttgatcaaatgaaaaaGCAATTTGAACCATGTAGAGATCTTTCATTGTTCAAAAACAACAAGTCTTTGAATTTCTCACGCTGTTACAAAACACAATAAATATGTAAATTATAGTTTTATAAAGAACAGTCCATTTGAAGCAAGTTTGTAACCGTGTAGAGATCTTtcatttgtcagtaacaacaaggCTTTGAATTTTTCACGCTGTTACAAAGCACAATAAATTTGTCAAATATAGTTTTATAAAGCACAGTCCATATAAGGACAAACACTATTGGATTGAACAAATGGTGTACATGTAttgtttttagttttaaaaattcatataagaTTGTTGTTTGGTGTAAAGAAAAGAACTTGAAATGAAGAAGATTCAATGTGATAAGGGGTTGAAGAGAAAAAACCTGGAGAAGTGTTTTCATTTGATAATGTTGTCAGTCGTTCTTCTTCTTGTTTTCGCTGAGCAGCATATGGGCTTTTTTGTATACGTGAATATCTTTGGAATGTGAATGGAGGGTGTATGTGAAGACTTGCAAGGTCATGGACCCTTGAAATTGTTGTGAATGTCAACCCTTGACGATCTGTATTGCTGATGTTGATTGTCGCTCTTTGAAGTGTCAGCCCTTGTGATTTGTGAATTGTTAAGGCCCATGCCATTTTTAGTGGTATTTGACGTCGAAGACCATGACTTATTGGAATAAGAGGGATATTTTTTGGGTTGTCTTGGTCCCAAACTGGGCCTATGTATTTTTTGaattgaacaacaacaaataagggGAGTTCAGGTGGTCTTTCACCACCATTATATACAATTTCTTTAACTTGTCCACGTGCACCATCGACAAGTCCTATTTCCACCCACAAGTTGGCAGATAACATAACTTCCTAGCCAATACATAAGAGGATCTTAGATTCAAGTTGTTCCTCATCAGAATTTGAGCATGTGATTCCCTTGAGTTGTTCTACAATAGACAGGGCAATAGgctttgccaaagacaacaacatgcGTTTGTTATGTAATGACACCATTTCATTTGTTGCAAATAAGTGTGTGGATGATAAGAATAAGGATTGCTCTCTATTTAGGGAGTGTTTGGAGAGACTAATAGAGGTTGTGGAATCTGTGGGCCTCTTTTGCATTTTGCAGATAGCCAATTCGTCCCTGGGACAGAGAGAGGCATTAAACTTTGAGGATCTGGAATCTTAGCCTTAATTTTGTTTTCCTAGCTTTGCCTGTACGTTGAtcaacttttggatttttcttcgcCTTGTGCATCATCAGAATCTACcaagctttgtctttgttttgttttgCCCCTTCGCTCTTTCTTATTTGCCTGGCTTGCTAGCAATAGTTGGTATACATGTTCTCTGCTTTTCCCCTTTCCTTCGACTCCATCGACCTACCCGTGCTTTGCTTTAGCCATTTAATTTTGGTTTTCTTGTCAGAGCTTTATTTCTGGCAAGCTCTTGGATCATATCTCTCTGGATACGATGCATTAATTGGCGACTGATGATCTGTTGAACAGGTGAAGGAAGGACTCACAGATATTGGTTCTCTTGTGCGATTTCTTCAGGACCATATTAGACATTACCGCCGGGGTGCTTTGTAATGAGGGGTGGAAGAAGGTGGTCTTTCTGCATGAGCGATCTGTGTAAAACAATGGGATCACCGGCAGAGCTGACCCTGGACTGCAAGCCTTTTCCTGCTAAATACTCCAGCGCGTTGAAGGCAATTTCCCTTGTAAGCGATCAGTTTGAAAGAGTAAGACAGCTCGATGATTATCTCAAGGGACTAAAGGAGGAAAGAAAGAAAATTGAGGCTTTCAAAAGAGAACTTCCTGTCTGTATGCATCTTCTTAATGATGCAATTGCTGCTTCCAAGGAACAGTTAGCAAATTGTCAAGTACATGTACAGGCATCGACACCGACAAATCAAATGGTTTTCTCCTATGAGGAGCACCAGTACATGCCTGCTTCTAGTAACAGCAGGCCAGTGCTAGAGGAATTCATACCTCTCAAGAAACCGTGCGATAAGTCTGGAGAGTAATCCGAGGTGAATCACAACCATCATGATTCAAAGGGAACAAAATTTGACAATGGTGAAAAGCCCAACTGGATGAGTTCTGCTCAGCTGTGGAGTCAGAATTCTGAATCTGAAGAGTGCAAGAAAGAGCAAAGGGTTTCCCCACAGGAAAAACTATTGAAGCCACACGATTCCCATTCTGGCCGATCTGGTCAAGAGCAAAATTTCGCATCAAACTCTAAGCTGTTTCCTGATTCTAAGCAAAGAACTGGAGGTGGATTCCTCCCATTTTCAAGAGAGAGACAAAGCAATCCAGCTATCTCTGTAAGATCGGATGCAGGCAAGACCTTACCAGACCTTGCCTTGTCATCGGGAGAGCAGGAGGTAGGTTCCTCCCATAGATGCAATGAAATGGCCAAGTTGAACAATGCCACCACCACCACATTCAGGAGTAGTAAATCCAAGGAACCAATAGAGACCGCTACGCCTGTGTTCTCCAAGAAAGGGTCAGCAAAACCTAATGTGGGTGGTTGCTCTCCTGCTCCAACTACATCCAATGGGGCTCAATCTCAGAGAAAAGCTAGAATGTGCTGGTCACCAGAGCTGCATAAACGCTTTGTCAGTGCTTTTCAACAGCTAGGTGGCTCACAAGTAGCAAGGCCAAAGCAAATCAGAGAGCTGATGAAGGTGGATGGGCTTACCAATGACGAAGTCAAAAGTCATTTACAGAAATACCGTTTGTACACCTGAAGGCCAAGTCCTTCTCCTCAGACGTCTGCTTCTCAAGCCCCACAGTTGGTGGTTCTTGGAGGAATCTGGGTGCCTCATGATTATGCAGCAGCCCATCAAGCTCCAGGATTTTACAGTCCCCTTTCAAATACTACAACTTCTTATTTCCAATCACACTAATGCCAATCACCAATTCCCCAAGAATATTATTCCCAAGGAAACCAATCTTCTCAACTACAGCTCTCACAACTTACCTATTGTGAACAGCATCACACTCCTTCACAGTCTTTAAGCTCACCTCAAGGACCTTTACAGTTGACAGGACAGTCTTCTGGTGCCAGGAGGACCTCTGCAGATGGTGGCTGAGAGAAAAGTGTAAGAGTTGGAAAATCAGAGATTTCCAGTTGGAAAGGTGAAGAAAATGGCCAGAATGGAGAGGCTACTAATATGGGCAGCTCTCTGTCACTGAGAAAACCTCTACAGTCTGTAGATGGAGATGAAGAAGATAGCAGAGGCAGTGAAACTGCTCTGAAATTTTAGTTGATTGTGCAGGATTTTTGGCTTGATGAGTGATACGGGAGGTGACTTGTATGCTCTAATTAGTTTGTGTTTAAAGTGAAAAACGAGCCTATACTAACTACCATTTTGACCATTCAATGCAAATTAAACTTCTGAAATACATTAATATAACTAGGCCACAGTTTTGAGAAGTGGTTTCACTTTCCACTTTTGTTACCCTTATCAATGACAGTCTCAACGGAGTGATATCTTTGTATAAAGTTGCGGACAGCATCATCAACTTACTGGTGATATGGCCAACAGAACCTGGCAGTGTCTGAAAAGTCTAGCAGCACAAAAAATGAAATGGCAGGATTTGTTGCGGCGAAGAGTCTAATCCAAAAACTTCAGAGATGCAGTAGACAAGAATAGTTTAATACACTAATGAACTAGTTTAGACCAACAACGCATGTTGAGACTCTGACTGTGTGTGCAGGATTACTGacaaatatgatattcattttcatatttttcaatcgGTAGATGTATCTTTTATACAGTTTTCTTGAGTGAGTTGATGTTTTTGGTTGGAGGTAGTAATTCAATGTTTATAAATAAAAGGGCATTATAAAATAATTGCAAATAAATTATGATGTGATATTTTAACATCTCTTAAACATCACATTTTTTATGGAAATAGGGATAAAAAAAATAGAGTGAAACAAATATTACAATTCAAACAAAAACTTATTGAAGTGTGACATTCGTAATAGtttattccaattaattaatcaaaattttatgtataattatattttttattacataATGTTCGTAAAGGGAGGTAAAGGGGGTTCCTGCATTCAAAATTATAACATCAAAATAGAAATTTCAAGTAATTATACCAATTCATGGCAAAGTATAACAAAATAGGACCCAAATAACAAAAGAGCTTAAAGAAGTAGAAAACTAGTTAGATTTCGAATTATGGAGGCTTTTTAGAGAATTCCActcatttgccattaaatttaatatttcattCCAGATTTTTAAGTTACTTCCCTCATTTATTTACTTTTCTTAAATTTTCTTTAATTCCTTCTTAGCTTTGTCTCTTCTTGTCTAGCTGAACCTTTTTCCTATTGATATCCTCCTAAAAATAAGCCTAGAAAGTTTCTTACTTGGAGAATCCTTATATTGAGAAATTCTacgaaacaagaaaataattttgacCAACTCATTTCCCTGCATCTTTGTTTGAGATTCATCAATACCCTCCTCATCACTATGTCCTTTTCTCTTGATGTTCATTGAAGTGTCAAAACATATGATGGAGTCTAGGAAAAGAGAAGTCAAGCATGTCTTCATGGAACTGGTACAAAGGACTCTTGTAAGTAAGATTTGAATTTTTACATGCATTATCTTTAACAGAGTCCAAAATCAATTTCAAAGTTTCACACAACACTCATTCATATTATAGCAAAATGCAACAATAATATTGTAGGATCATGGGACTAGTTGACCCACTAGCACTCTTGATTTACTATCATTATCAGATGTAAatattcatattttatttttatataattagaTATGTGAtctttttttatataatttaaagCAGCAGCTCCTTATAATGTAATACTGTTTTGGTAAGCTATATCTAATAGAAAAAAATATCACTAATTATTTTTCTAATGATTTGTGTAGAATATTATCATAATTGAattcttagaaaataaaaaaaattcaaatgcaaaatcaaatagaCTATAAAGtaaaaaattaacataaaatacaaataaatatatgataatataaaccataaaaaattaatgtcaaaataaatcacaattTATTATAAACAATATATCTTCTAATCTATTAATTCTTTGATTTACTATCGAAGTAACTTTTACATCTAAAAGTAGAGTGCTAGTAATATGAGCAAAGTTGGACAAATATTTTCTCATAAATTAAAACAACTGGTATCTACCATAATAGTAAGCTAACATGATAGCCAAGGGGCAAGATAAGAATGAAATATGTACTTGGTAGTTATCAAGTAGCCTATTGTACTGCCATACACTAGGTGATGGGATGTCTACGCTCaattcattttaataaaatttcgtatattaaaattataaatgtGCGTACATACAATTTGCACTCAAATTCGTTTACTAAAACTGGTTGGAAATCAAATCCAGATTCAAAATTAGCCAGCATTGATATACCAGATTACCTTCAATGATTTCCAAATTGTTTTACTGTTTTTTAACCTTGCAGGAAACATATCCATCCGATGTGCAATTATTTATATAAGTTGATGCTAAACcccacataaacaacaacaattgtcaagATATAATGTCCACAGGATCGAATCGTGGCATCTTGAAAAGTAGCTGAGAATATGCCAACAGATGTGGTCAGTGCAACAAATTCAGAAACACAAATTTTAATTCATTTCTAAAACAGTTGTCACCGAATCAGCGTAGAATTATGGCATATACTTTGGAAGTGTATGATTGGATGAGCAAGGAATGAACTGTAATTGAGACATACCAGCCAGATTCCCTTAAGATGCAGCCATGCACAATAGAGATAAGGTTGTCACATGATCACATATTGGATGTCGAcattcaatttattttgattaaatcttcatttattaaaataaaatgttgTGTCCAGTACAATCTGCAGTACAATTTGTCATTATGTTTCAAATTAACAATCACTAGAATTATGTAATATCTTAACATGAATTCCTTGATTACATCATATTTCTTATAGAGGTAGTAATAAAGAAAAGTAGAACAAAAACTACAATTCAAACAATTATCTATTGAACTATGACATCCTCAATAATTTGTTATTAATATGGCTACAAAAATATCACTAtcttgattttaaaaattgttcCTTCTTCCTTTATTATGGTGACTAAAAATTATTATTGTGTTGGTTCTTATATCACCTTTACTATATTAAGAACCAAACCTACTCATTGTCTTTACTACCAAAGTTTCATCAATTGAAAACTATTCTAATGAATAAAACTTTATATTGCCTTTGTTACCAAACAATGGATCACAACTACCCATATAACCTCTAGGTGTTGCAAAGAGGATGCAAATTGGTGATCTAAAGCGTCTCATGTAGCTTACCACCTCTAAATAAGGAGCTAGCTTGAGATGGGATAATTTATTGAACCTCTATTGTTATCTAACattaattattttttctttgtGCCTTATCTACCAAATAAATTATGATATCTGAAATCCAAGCTAGTACAATTCATCCAAAAAAATGCACCTAACACAGTAAATACTAGATATGActatatgtacatatgtgaaacATAATATGTTATATTTTTGTTGTAATGATAAATAACTCATCATGAAATTGCAGACTTCAAGGATCAAGCAAAAAATATACCAACCACAATAGAATATTCAAACATGAGCTTGCATGAACAATAAGATTgaattcataaaaaaatatatgaaattgATATGATACAATGCACCAGAGgagccctatccttaatctcaaccaccaGAGGAGTCCCAATGCTAGAAATTGAAGTCATTTCAAATCCTAGGGTTTGCGAAAAGTTGAGAGTctgaatagataaataccttgcttcacaaccAAACGCTGAGATTTGCTTTGAAGTCGCTAAAATTGTTGTTGAAATTGCCAAGTTGCTTTATTCTCTTCTCTCCTCTATTCTGTCGATTGCATTGTGACAAATAAGAAAtcaaaatgcacttttatccttcaaaaacctaatttttcattgtaataaatgcagCAATTGGTtatcatgatcatcatcaaattGCATACATCAATCAACATACCCATCAGTTCATTCAATCATTTTTCAATATCAAAAACATTAGTATAAAAGAGTCACAATGGTTTTGTtcttgatattttaaaatctccttGAATCTTTTATTGATTTTTCAGTCTTGTCTCATTGTGGATTCCTCTCTTTATTCTTAAGGTTTTTCTTTATTGTTGCAAAGATTTGTTTGGTTTATTTTCAAGGAAAAGATTtgcattaaattaaaatttattaacttaagggttattattttatttttcttaatattgCTATTCTTTgaagagttattttatttatttaataattattttatagtttgattatttttaaaaatatatgttaGTTATGTTTGAGTTTTCCTATATATTTAAACCATTATTATAAAAGACTCTATAAATGACTTCTAATATATTGTCAATGATTTATTACTTATACATTCTTTATATTTCACAGTCACGGGATATGGCCAAACATTTATATAATCATGACATCATTAAACTCGTAAATGAACCAAAATGTATTGGAACTAATGTGCAACATCTTCAACCAGTTGTGTTAAATGCCTAcaatgagattgtttctaaatgcAAAAAAGAAAGCCAAACAACACTTCTTCAAGAAGAATTGATTGTTGAAAAAGTTTAGAGAACATTATCAATGGCCAATGATAGTTGCGTTAGATTGGAAGGGCTCTATAACTTTCTAAAAGATCTAGCCTACAATCAATATtacaaaaatgatgaaaatgatggAATAAATGACAAAAAAGATGCAGCCCAATCAATTATAAAGGCATATGAAATGTACTTGAAATAATTAAACAACCTTTTATTTTGCTACTACTAAATGTGGATGCACCTATTCTCTTTACAATAAATAAAGATGTTTCATTTCCTCAAGTTTATCCATTTAGAGTTTatgtacaaaaaaataaatatgCTTCATTTCCTCAAGTTTATCCACAACATAAATACATGTGAGTTCTTATGCACTATGATCTAATTAAAATAAGTTTAACCCTATAAAAAATAGGAACCATATGCAAGGCATGAGAGGATGAGTAGAAACAATAAATATCTATTTTTAAAGTTATTCAATAATTAAATGAATGTATTATTTCTTATTAAGTtttcaaattattatttatttattataaattttataaattaatattttcatataGGTTAACTTTGCATTTacttatatatttttcatttttacttAGATTTGgaattgaattttttattattatttatgtctATATACCTaactacaaataataattaaaatttatcaaatgattcacaagaaaaCATTTGCCACTATGACAACATTAACTACAAATGCAATTACCAACATTCTTGCGGGCATGTCTATTTCCAATCCTTCTTTACAGGTAACATGTGTAGAGTCCATAAAACAACGATCAACGAATGTGAAATATCGATTACACCTCTCTGATGGTGTACATACACATCCTTCTCTGCTTCCCGACCAattcaatgttggtattttggtatggttttgtcattgatgtcaacacctatcacttatcaactctggtataCAGTCATTGTTCACCGgcaagaaagtgacttatgcacagtcaccagtatatggcacaccagtaggatataatgatcagtggcacttggaatgatatggaaaacacatggttatgtcgaagacatcatttggacactttgtcttggaattTTGTTAATtgacatattcgtatttgcatatttgttgttaccagcaaataggtccagcttacaccagtaggtttatcttttctagatcagcatggcatgctatgaagatgacttattattgttgtaaatgaattaagccaacatgttaaatcggttattgcatcgagtattaatttatttgtaaattgattttattgtattatcctttagagccgacctactaaaattggtcttagggtatggtatatatgtaagatcttatttgtaagatcggatgtggaatgcaaaaaagaattgtgagaataagaagagctatacacgcagacatcatttgaaggttgaaggggggttttgtgaagacaatcaaaactacaccggtactgaatccagcatagaaagatgctaatttgagtagtacattctggatttaaccatccaattgtagttagtgtgactcccatttgtgtttgagcagtgagctctaggaacttggcctttttgcatgtgcagaccccatttgtatatacttactatctataatagtatcatctgattgtgggtaaggtttcccaccgtggtttttccccttacagggtttccacgtacaaacattggtgttatgtgttgtggatgttattgtctttttgtttcatgcattaattcataccggtattgcaattaactgttaaaactgtctaccgacatattagactagtacactggtattaagcattaagttggttaagttgtttttggtttgaatttgtttgacaactgattcacccccccccctctcagttgtctttgggacatAACATTCAACAACATTGTTTTGGAGGACACTTTAGTCAAAGGTTCCATCATTTTCTTGAGTGAATATACTTGCAAGAAGTTCCACAAATTCACGTATGTCCACACTTGCATACTATTATTTTTAAAGTTCTCATTTATTCATCTATATCTCCTTACTAAATTTAAGTCTCCTTTCATTGCAGGGCTATTTCAATTAATAgcttgaaaataattttaaataatgcaaaaatagttggAACACCAATTCCTCTCCTACAAGCTACCAACTTCATTCCATCAAGCAGCTCTCAAAACCCACCCGAACCTAATCCATCTGAAAAATATTCCCTCCAACAATCTGGAAGGCCTACAAATGAACAAACTTTGTCCCCTTTTACAATAATCCCCATCAAAAAATTGAGCCCGTATCATAAGAAATGGTCAATTGAGGGTCGGGAATTGACAAAAAACACCCATCCATGAATAtaaaaatcctagacatgatgggAAAGTTTTTGGCTTTGATTTTATTGACAAAGAAGGAACTGAAATACTTGTGACTTGTTTCAATGAACTTGTTGATGAGTTCTACCATGTTATTCAATCTAATAGTCTTTATGTGATCTCCAATGGTCATGTTAAAGTTGCCAACACCAAATATAGTAGCTCCACAAACCCTTTTGAAATATTCCTCCACAACTCATCTACCAGAATTCCATCCACATCAATAGACTCTACCATACCCATGCATAGCTTTCATATAAAGAGCATAGATTCATTGGAATCATTACCTGTTAATCACCTTGTAGATGTCATTGGAATTCTTGTATCTATCTCTGCAACATCAACCATACACAAAAGGGATGGCACTGAAACAACAAAATGTATTGTTACAATCATAGTCACCTCAAATTGTACTGTTGAAGTTACACTTTGGGGTCGTCATTGTCAGATTGAAGGTAACCAAATCTTTAAAATGTCCATAGAAACAACT
This genomic stretch from Cryptomeria japonica chromosome 8, Sugi_1.0, whole genome shotgun sequence harbors:
- the LOC131045874 gene encoding myb family transcription factor EFM-like translates to MSDLCKTMGSPAELTLDCKPFPAKYSSALKAISLVSDQFERVRQLDDYLKGLKEERKKIEAFKRELPVCMHLLNDAIAASKEQLANCQVHVQASTPTNQMVFSYEEHQYMPASSNSRPVLEEFIPLKKPCDKSGE
- the LOC131045861 gene encoding myb family transcription factor EFM-like; protein product: MSSAQLWSQNSESEECKKEQRVSPQEKLLKPHDSHSGRSGQEQNFASNSKLFPDSKQRTGGGFLPFSRERQSNPAISVRSDAGKTLPDLALSSGEQEVGSSHRCNEMAKLNNATTTTFRSSKSKEPIETATPVFSKKGSAKPNVGGCSPAPTTSNGAQSQRKARMCWSPELHKRFVSAFQQLGGSQVARPKQIRELMKVDGLTNDEVKSHLQKYRLYT